In the genome of Fusarium fujikuroi IMI 58289 draft genome, chromosome FFUJ_chr02, one region contains:
- a CDS encoding related to zinc finger protein: MGKKRRSHADIEEVLSRPWCYYCERDFEDLKLLISHQKAKHFKCDRCGRRLNTAGGLSVHMNQVHKENLTQVENALPSRQGLEVEIFGMEGIPQDMLDQHRNRILQNFQQAQKDRQIATGNPLPGQGHAQKKIKTESPEELKQRLAEFRKRKQEIAANGGVDPAAAANTETPAQAPFNGSYQTPPQASFDQQQGYPVQPPNPAQPYTFSASNLPARPSSGALPTAAGLPQRPTQGGSWSGGAGDDIDQMIRMAEAGIKPAATKAEEEGGDKKKKEKKARMFYDDAEVSPEERMSMLPRYAFVPETVS, from the exons ATGGGCAAGAAGCGACGCAGTCACGCTGACATCGAGGAGGTCCTCAGTCGACCCTGGTGCTACTACT GCGAGCGTGATTTCGaagatctcaagcttctcatttCTCACCAGAAGGCAAAGCACTTCAAATGCGACCGCTGTGGTCGTCGTCTCAACACAGCAGGAG GTCTCTCCGTGCACATGAACCAAGTCCACAAAGAAAACCTTACACAGGTCGAGAACGCGCTTCCGAGCAGACAGGGTCTTGAGGTGGAGATTTTTGGCATGGAAGGTATCCCCCAGGACATGCTCGATCAGCACCGCAACCGCATCCTACAGAATTTCCAGCAGGCGCAGAAGGACAGACAGATCGCGACGGGAAATCCGCTGCCAGGACAGGGTCATGcgcagaagaagatcaagactgAGTCGCCGGAGGAGCTGAAGCAGAGATTGGCTGAGTTTCGAAAGAGGAAGCAGGAGATTGCTGCCAATGGAGGTGTTGATCCCGCTGCGGCTGCGAATACCGAGACACCAGCGCAAGCTCCTTTC AATGGCTCTTACCAGACCCCTCCCCAAGCATCCTTCGACCAACAACAAGGCTACCCCGTACAACCCCCCaacccagcccagccctACACCTTCTCCGCCAGCAACCTCCCCGCACGTCCATCATCCGGTGCGCTCCCCACGGCAGCTGGTCTACCCCAGCGACCGACACAAGGCGGATCTTGGAGCGGTGGTGCCGGCGACGATATTGATCAGATGATTCGTATGGCAGAGGCGGGTATCAAGCCAGCTGCGACCAAGGCGGAGGAAGAGGGtggcgacaagaagaagaaagagaagaaggcgaggatGTTCTACGATGATGCGGAGGTTAGTCCTGAGGAGAGGATGTCGATGCTGCCGCGGTATGCGTTTGTACCGGAGACTGTGAGTTAG